A DNA window from Calliphora vicina chromosome 1, idCalVici1.1, whole genome shotgun sequence contains the following coding sequences:
- the LOC135953389 gene encoding scavenger receptor class B member 1 encodes MRNTTRYTYINCTNLSKRIIYINDFINSSPFFSDVLKLASLGMTLTILAAVILVSDPVAKIVDSQLALKTGSLLYNLWLKPPLSVYITVYMFNVTNLDAFTRGLDAKLKITEVGPYVYQEILENHNVTFNANNTVTYTPRRIVKFIREKSVGDPKVDKIIAPNIPYMGVTSAASGFSTFAALAISALTRKLNSKPMLEMSVHEYLWGYEDNLVYLASKIIPNVINFQRFGLMERMFDEGENIVTMQLPSKEAKKSSEKSRDYAIDTWNGRKSIKYWSGTANSNITNCNSIKGTYDATLFPRNITKGETFRIYRKAFCRTLPIVYSHPGEIDGIEAYHFKLHEKAFDSDSEDPDSSCFCANKKCLKKGLGNITPCYYNIPLAISFPHFFNADPSLLDAIEGLNPDEAKHGSEIVIQPQLGIPMKVRSRFQINLLMDEVKYNREMTRFRNKVLPIFWLEIGVEELTPGIKMLLKLLFKICPYVQCGLIIALIVAGLSLVGSALLSCFWLSTSTSCSSSALQKQRQTQKCNVLLTESSKNSNKMNKINVCIVPLLPPTSPKPATAVPLEQLAAKGKGEKMATMMMLMPPQVDQQKSKSKLQQLKNKFSKKDNTLLPFLQNEFMTT; translated from the exons atgcg AAATACCACAAGATACACATACATAAACTGTACCAATTTGTCGAAACGTATcatttatattaatgattttattaattCTTCCCCCTTCTTTTCAGATGTTCTAAAATTGGCCTCCTTGGGCATGACTTTAACCATCTTGGCGGCTGTAATTTTGGTCAGTGATCCTGTAGCAAAGATTGTTGATTCT CAATTGGCTTTAAAAACTGGTTCCTTGTTATATAATTTATGGCTGAAACCACCTTTAAGTGTCTACATCACTGTGTATATGTTTAATGTTACAAATTTAGACGCATTTACACGCGGCCTTGATGCCAAATTGAAAATCACCGAAGTGGGTCCTTATGTGTATCAGGAAATACTAGAGAATCATAATGTGACCTTCAATGCAAATAACACAGTAACCTACACACCCAGACGTATTGTAAAGTTTATACGTGAAAAATCAGTGGGAGATCCCAAGGTGGATAAGATTATTGCCCCAAATATACCATACATGGGTGTTACGTCAGCTGCTTCTGgtttttctacatttgctgcATTGGCCATAAGTGCATTGACACGCAAACTCAATTCGAAGCCCATGCTGGAAATGTCTGTGCACGAATATTTGTGGGGCTATGAAGATAATCTGGTGTATTTGGCTTCTAAGATTATACCCAATGTAATAAATTTCCAAAGATTTGGTTTAATGGAGCGTATGTTTGATGAGGGTGAGAATATAGTGACCATGCAGTTGCCCTCTAAGGAGGCAAAAAAGTCCTCGGAAAAGTCTAGAGATTATGCCATAGATACTTGGAATGGCCGTAAAAGTATCAAGTATTGGAGTGGTACTGCTAACAGCAA TATTACCAATTGCAACAGCATTAAAGGCACCTATGATGCTACATTGTTTCCTCGCAACATTACCAAGGGTGAAACTTTTCGGATTTATCGCAAGGCCTTTTGTCGCACTTTACCTATAGTGTATTCCCATCCGGGCGAGATTGATGGCATTGAGGcttatcattttaaattgcaTGAAAAAGCTTTCGATAGCGATAGCGAAGATCCAGATTCCTCTTGTTTTTGCGCCAATAAAAAGTGCTTGAAAAAGGGTTTGGGCAATATTACCCCCTGTTATTACA ATATACCTTTGGCTATATCCTTTCCTCATTTCTTTAATGCTGATCCCTCTTTATTGGATGCCATAGAAGGTTTGAATCCCGATGAAGCAAAACATGGCTCGGAAATTGTTATACAACCA CAATTAGGCATTCCTATGAAAGTGCGTTCTCGTTTTCAAATAAACTTGCTAATGGATGAGGTCAAATATAATCGGGAAATGACCAGATTTCGTAATAAAGTTTTGCCCATATTTTGGCTGGAAATT GGTGTCGAAGAGCTTACGCCAGGCATAAAAATGCTTTTGAAACTGCTCTTCAAAATTTGTCCTTATGTACAATGTGGCCTAATTATTGCCTTAATTGTGGCCGGTCTGTCACTTGTTGGTAGCGCCCTGCTCTCATGCTTCTGGTTGTCAACCTCAACCTCATGCTCTTCATCCGCGTTGCAAAAGCAAAGGCAGACACAAAAATGCAATGTTCTATTAACGGAGTCGTCCAAGAActcaaataaaatgaataagaTAAATGTTTGCATAGTACCATTACTGCCACCAACTTCACCAAAGCCAGCCACTGCAGTGCCACTGGAACAACTGGCAGCAAAGGGCAAGGGTGAGAAGATGGCtacgatgatgatgttgatgccACCACAAGTGGACCAGCAGAAGAGCAAGTCGAAGCTGCAGCAGTTAAAGaataaatttagcaaaaagGACAACACATTGCTGCCTTTCCTACAAAATGAGTTTATGACAACATAA
- the LOC135953397 gene encoding trypsin-1 encodes MCFKFHLLLLLGIIATERITTASASPSIVSQYYKTNQFATDCGIRPPRREPRSQPSTEDPNSSRTAKIIAGTYTKEGQFPWQASLELLHPSLGFLGHWCGAVLIHQYWILSAAHCVHNDLFNLPVPPLWTVVLGEYNRAIESGYEQRIPIDKIVLHKSYQNFLHDLVLMKLSMPADLSKKSNIRRICLPFLFNDPNHDDEDEDEDLQEDVEDPLVWGLAEVPDKMENFLRSVQTMRRYRNVTIPTMKELMDLKILNRLKRQQNAAKDRVARNFKSSRRRNDKIMKIFQYSNEYEGISQEKHYHHRFVDNNLDLPYIDCVATGWGKANLTGDLTDLLLKTTVPLHNNRRCREAYGSFVKIHRGHLCAGKLNGKGGTCVGDSGGPLQCRLTKNGPWILAGITSFGSGCAIEGYPDVYTRTSHYMKWIQDTIAFE; translated from the exons ACTGTGGTATACGACCGCCCAGACGAGAACCCAGATCACAGCCATCAACCGAAGATCCCAACAGCTCGCGTACAGCTAAAATTATAGCCGGAACTTACACCAAAGAAGGACAATTTCCCTGGCAAGCTTCATTAGAACTACTACACCCTTCATTGGGTTTCCTGGGGCACTGGTGTGGTGCTGTACTTATACATCAATATTGGATTCTCTCAGCTGCCCATTGTGTTCACAATGATCTCTTCAATTTACCGGTGCCACCTCTGTGGACAGTGGTTCTAGGGGAATATAATCGTGCTATCGAATCTGGTTATGAACAGAGAATACCAATCGATAAAATAGTGCTGCATAAAAGctatcagaattttttgcacGACTTGGTTCTCATGAAACTCTCAATGCCGGcagatctttcgaaaaaatcgAATATCCGAAGAATATGTTTACCGTTTCTCTTCAACGATCCCAACCATGATGACGAAGATGAGGATGAAGATTTACAAGAGGATGTGGAAGATCCGTTGGTTTGGGGTCTGGCCGAAGTGCCCGATAAAATGGAGAATTTCTTGAGAAGTGTACAAACTATGCGACGTTATCGTAATGTTACCATACCTACCATGAAAGAATTGAtggatttgaaaatattaaatcgtTTGAAACGCCAACAGAATGCAGCGAAAGACCGGGTTGCTAGAAATTTTAAATCCTCTCGTAGAAGAAATGAtaagatcatgaaaatatttcaatattcaaATGAGTACGAGGGCATTAGTCAGGAGAAACACTATCATCATAGATTTGTGGATAATAATCTTGATTTGCCGTATATTGATTGTGTGGCCACGGGTTGGGGTAAAGCCAATCTAACGGGCGATTTAACGGATTTGCTATTAAAGACAACAGTGCCGTTGCATAATAATAGGAg ATGCAGAGAGGCTTATGGTAGTTTTGTGAAAATTCATCGTGGACATTTATGTGCCGGAAAACTCAATGGCAAAGGTGGCACTTGTGTG GGCGATTCGGGTGGTCCTTTGCAATGTCGCCTCACTAAAAATGGTCCCTGGATATTGGCGGGTATAACTTCATTTGGTTCTGGCTGTGCTATCGAAGGTTATCCAGATGTTTACACCAGAACATCTCACTACATGAAATGGATACAAGATACAATAGCTTTTGAATAG